The Streptomyces sp. NBC_00440 genome contains a region encoding:
- a CDS encoding cytochrome P450, with the protein MSTAQDTPNIPDILSPEFAADPYPVYRALREHKPLLWHEAMQSYVVSRYEDVERVFKDREAAFATDNYDWQLEPVHGRTILQLSGREHAVRRALVAPAFRGSDLEQKFLPVIERNARELIDTLLDGAAPGTGSGTADLVEGFATRFPVNVIADMLGLDKADHAKFHGWYTSVIAFLGNLTGDPEVAAAGERTRQEFAAYMIPVIQHRREHPGDDLLSALCAAEVDGVRMSDEDIKAFCSLLLAAGGETTDKAIASIFANLLAHPEQLAAVRADRALIDRAFAETLRFTPPVHMIMRQTAKEVTLSGGTVPAGATVTCLIGSANRDGERYADPDTFDIFRTDLTSATAFSAAADHLAFALGRHFCVGALLARAEVSTGVGQLLDALPDMRFEDGYVPVEQGVFTRGPREVRVRYGA; encoded by the coding sequence ATGTCCACCGCCCAGGACACCCCGAACATCCCGGACATCCTCTCGCCGGAGTTCGCTGCGGACCCGTACCCCGTCTACCGCGCTCTGCGCGAGCACAAGCCGTTGCTCTGGCACGAGGCCATGCAGAGCTATGTCGTCTCGCGGTACGAGGACGTGGAGCGGGTCTTCAAGGACCGCGAGGCCGCCTTCGCCACGGACAACTACGACTGGCAGCTCGAACCGGTACACGGCCGGACGATTCTTCAGCTCAGCGGGCGTGAGCACGCGGTCCGCCGGGCCCTGGTCGCGCCGGCCTTCCGGGGCAGCGACCTGGAGCAGAAGTTCCTGCCGGTCATCGAGCGCAACGCCCGCGAGCTGATCGACACGCTGCTCGACGGGGCCGCTCCGGGGACAGGGTCGGGGACCGCGGACCTCGTGGAGGGGTTCGCCACGCGCTTCCCCGTCAACGTCATCGCCGACATGCTCGGTCTGGACAAGGCCGACCACGCCAAGTTCCACGGCTGGTACACGTCGGTGATCGCGTTCCTCGGGAACCTGACCGGGGACCCGGAGGTCGCTGCGGCGGGCGAGCGCACCCGCCAGGAGTTCGCCGCGTACATGATCCCGGTGATCCAGCACCGCAGGGAGCACCCGGGCGACGACCTGCTCTCCGCGCTCTGCGCTGCCGAGGTCGACGGGGTGCGGATGAGTGACGAGGACATCAAGGCCTTCTGCAGCCTGCTCCTCGCGGCCGGCGGCGAGACCACCGACAAGGCCATCGCGAGCATCTTCGCCAATCTGCTGGCCCACCCGGAGCAGCTCGCCGCGGTACGGGCCGACCGCGCCCTCATCGACCGGGCCTTCGCCGAGACCCTGCGTTTCACCCCGCCCGTTCACATGATCATGCGGCAGACCGCGAAGGAGGTCACCCTGAGCGGCGGCACGGTCCCGGCAGGCGCCACCGTGACCTGTCTGATCGGCTCGGCCAACCGCGACGGCGAGCGGTACGCCGACCCCGACACGTTCGACATCTTCCGTACGGACCTGACGTCGGCCACCGCGTTCTCGGCGGCGGCCGACCATCTGGCCTTCGCGCTGGGCCGGCACTTCTGTGTGGGCGCCCTGCTCGCCAGGGCGGAGGTGTCGACCGGGGTCGGCCAACTCCTGGACGCCCTGCCGGACATGCGCTTCGAGGACGGTTATGTCCCCGTCGAGCAGGGGGTGTTCACCCGGGGGCCGCGGGAGGTCCGCGTACGGTACGGCGCCTGA
- a CDS encoding VOC family protein, producing the protein MNHTIVPSRDNRESAEFLATVLGLRAGAEWGPFVPVELSNGVTLDFATVPPGSPLPVQHYAFLVPEEAFDGIFARMRATGTDFYADPYKKQPGEINHLHGGRGVYFMDPSGHAMEVITQPYGNAG; encoded by the coding sequence CTGAACCACACCATCGTTCCCTCCCGGGACAACCGGGAGTCCGCCGAGTTCCTGGCCACCGTGCTCGGTCTGCGGGCCGGGGCCGAATGGGGCCCCTTCGTCCCGGTGGAGCTGAGCAACGGCGTGACCCTGGACTTCGCGACCGTACCGCCCGGGTCGCCGCTCCCCGTCCAGCACTATGCCTTCCTCGTCCCCGAGGAGGCTTTCGACGGGATCTTCGCCAGGATGCGGGCCACCGGTACGGACTTCTACGCCGACCCGTACAAGAAGCAGCCCGGCGAGATCAACCATCTGCACGGCGGCCGCGGGGTCTACTTCATGGATCCGTCGGGGCACGCCATGGAAGTCATCACCCAGCCTTACGGCAACGCGGGCTGA
- a CDS encoding STAS domain-containing protein — MDTKDEHTEHTEKSQRTEPSGPAARSYTAGRFTVVELRGEIDLLAAGHIRECTDAATAPQGARVIVDLRPATFIDCAALGLLCRARRRVLDRGGSIDLVCTRALHLRMLRVTGLAGYFPSSPTVAEISA, encoded by the coding sequence ATGGATACGAAGGACGAGCACACGGAACACACAGAGAAGTCACAGCGCACGGAGCCGTCGGGCCCGGCCGCCCGCAGTTACACCGCGGGCCGTTTCACCGTGGTCGAGCTGCGTGGCGAGATCGATCTCCTCGCGGCGGGTCACATCCGTGAGTGCACCGACGCCGCCACCGCGCCCCAGGGCGCGCGCGTGATCGTCGACCTCCGCCCCGCGACCTTCATCGACTGCGCGGCGCTGGGGTTGCTCTGCCGCGCCAGACGGCGGGTGCTCGACCGCGGCGGCTCCATCGACCTGGTCTGCACCCGCGCGCTGCATCTGCGGATGCTGCGGGTCACCGGCCTGGCCGGTTACTTCCCGAGCAGCCCCACCGTGGCCGAGATCTCGGCCTGA
- the leuA gene encoding 2-isopropylmalate synthase — MQFPTLRTPQGPVPPGAPGWNPQRASAMPSHRYRSAHERVSVPLADADRGWPSRRFEQAPLWVPVDLRDGNQALAEPMDPARERRMFDLLVTMGFKEIEVGYPSASRTDFDFVRQLAEPGAVPEDVTVVVFTAARPDLIERTFASIEGLPRAVVHLYTATAPVWRDIVLGRTRGELVALVRKSAEQMARIADASAGSVRFEFSPEVFNLTEPDLILEICNGLTELWDASPDRPVIHNPPATVEIATPNVYADQIEYMHRHLERRGSVVLSVHPHNDRGTGVACAELAVLAGAQRVEGCLFGNGERTGNVDLVTLALNLHAQGIDPMVDFSDIDEIRRTVEYCNRLPVHERHPYGGDLVYTAFSGTHQDAIKKGMAHQSGRELWTVPYLPIDPADVGRDYEAVIRVNSQSGKGGIAYLLQTGYGLDLPRRLQIDFSSVVQRETDDSGEEISGKQLWELFSTVYLAPGEDGPLVLGDWRTAEVGGGEHEFSCTLNGVPYRGTGNGPLSAFTAALADAGTEAGILHYTEHATGAGPDSPAVAYAECRVGGRTYWGAGRDTSVLTASVRAVLAAVNRAAPQPARA, encoded by the coding sequence ATGCAGTTCCCCACCCTCCGCACGCCGCAGGGCCCGGTGCCGCCCGGCGCCCCCGGCTGGAACCCGCAGCGCGCCAGCGCCATGCCGTCCCACCGCTACCGGTCCGCACACGAGCGGGTCTCCGTGCCGCTGGCCGACGCCGACCGGGGCTGGCCCTCCCGCCGGTTCGAGCAGGCTCCGCTCTGGGTGCCCGTGGATCTGCGCGACGGCAACCAGGCGCTCGCCGAACCCATGGACCCGGCCCGCGAGCGCCGGATGTTCGACCTGCTGGTGACCATGGGGTTCAAGGAGATCGAGGTCGGCTACCCGTCGGCCAGCCGTACGGACTTCGACTTCGTACGGCAGCTCGCGGAGCCCGGCGCCGTCCCCGAAGACGTCACTGTCGTCGTCTTCACCGCCGCCCGCCCCGACCTCATCGAGCGGACCTTCGCCTCCATCGAGGGGCTGCCGCGCGCCGTCGTGCACCTCTACACCGCCACCGCTCCCGTCTGGCGCGACATCGTCCTGGGGCGGACCAGGGGCGAACTGGTCGCGCTGGTACGGAAGTCGGCCGAGCAGATGGCCCGCATCGCGGACGCATCCGCCGGCTCCGTGCGGTTCGAGTTCTCGCCCGAGGTCTTCAACCTCACCGAGCCGGACCTCATCCTGGAGATCTGCAACGGCCTGACCGAGCTGTGGGACGCCTCGCCGGACCGGCCGGTCATCCACAACCCCCCGGCCACCGTGGAGATCGCCACCCCCAACGTCTACGCCGACCAGATCGAGTACATGCACCGCCACCTGGAGCGGCGCGGCTCGGTCGTCCTCTCCGTGCACCCGCACAACGACCGGGGCACCGGCGTCGCCTGCGCGGAGCTGGCCGTGCTGGCCGGGGCGCAGCGCGTCGAGGGGTGCCTCTTCGGCAACGGCGAACGGACCGGCAACGTCGACCTGGTGACCCTCGCCCTCAATCTGCACGCCCAGGGCATCGACCCGATGGTGGACTTCTCGGACATCGACGAGATCCGGCGCACCGTCGAGTACTGCAACCGCCTCCCGGTGCACGAGCGCCACCCGTACGGCGGCGATCTCGTCTACACCGCCTTCTCCGGTACGCACCAGGACGCCATCAAGAAGGGGATGGCCCACCAGTCGGGCCGCGAGCTGTGGACCGTGCCGTACCTGCCGATCGACCCGGCCGACGTGGGCCGCGACTACGAGGCCGTCATCCGGGTCAACAGCCAGTCGGGCAAGGGCGGGATCGCGTATCTGCTGCAGACCGGGTACGGGCTCGACCTGCCGCGCCGCCTCCAGATCGACTTCTCGTCGGTGGTCCAGCGCGAGACCGACGACAGCGGCGAGGAGATCAGCGGCAAGCAGCTGTGGGAGCTGTTCAGCACGGTGTACCTCGCACCGGGTGAGGACGGGCCGCTGGTGCTCGGTGACTGGCGTACGGCCGAAGTGGGCGGGGGAGAGCACGAGTTCAGCTGCACCCTGAACGGGGTGCCGTACCGGGGCACCGGCAACGGGCCGCTCTCCGCCTTCACCGCCGCCCTCGCCGACGCGGGGACGGAGGCAGGCATCCTGCACTACACCGAGCACGCCACCGGCGCCGGCCCGGACAGCCCCGCCGTCGCGTACGCCGAGTGCCGGGTGGGCGGACGGACGTACTGGGGCGCGGGACGGGACACCTCTGTCCTGACGGCATCGGTGCGCGCGGTGCTCGCCGCGGTGAACCGCGCCGCGCCGCAACCCGCCAGGGCGTAA
- a CDS encoding class I SAM-dependent methyltransferase: MSRTFEELVAEADSVSVDGWDFSWLDGRATEERPSWGYARAMGERMGRASAALDIQTGGGEVLAGVAKLPPLAVATEAWPPNVAKATALLHPLGAAVVADPDEPPLPFADGAFDLVVSRHPVKAHWEEIARVLAPGGTYFSQEVGPASVFELVEYFLGPQPEARKGRDPEAARTAARAAGLEVTDLRLESLRTEFFDIGAVIYFLRKVIWMVPGFTTEAYLPQLRALHERIEAEGPFLAHTTRFLIEARKPQ; encoded by the coding sequence ATGTCTAGGACCTTTGAAGAGCTGGTGGCCGAGGCCGACTCCGTATCCGTCGACGGCTGGGACTTCTCCTGGCTGGACGGGCGTGCCACCGAGGAGCGCCCGTCGTGGGGGTACGCCCGTGCGATGGGGGAGCGGATGGGCCGGGCATCGGCCGCCCTCGACATCCAGACCGGCGGCGGGGAGGTGCTGGCCGGGGTGGCGAAACTGCCGCCGCTGGCGGTGGCCACCGAGGCCTGGCCGCCGAACGTGGCCAAGGCCACCGCCCTGCTGCATCCGCTGGGTGCGGCGGTGGTGGCCGACCCGGACGAGCCGCCGCTGCCCTTCGCTGACGGGGCCTTCGACCTGGTCGTCAGCCGCCATCCGGTGAAGGCCCACTGGGAGGAGATCGCCCGGGTACTGGCCCCCGGCGGTACGTACTTCTCCCAGGAGGTCGGCCCGGCCAGCGTCTTCGAGCTCGTCGAGTACTTCCTCGGCCCGCAGCCCGAAGCGCGCAAGGGACGCGACCCGGAGGCGGCGCGCACCGCGGCGCGGGCGGCGGGGCTGGAGGTGACCGATCTGCGGCTGGAGAGCCTGCGCACCGAGTTCTTCGACATCGGCGCTGTCATCTACTTCCTGCGCAAGGTGATCTGGATGGTGCCCGGTTTCACCACGGAGGCGTATCTGCCGCAGCTCCGGGCCCTGCACGAGCGGATCGAGGCCGAGGGACCGTTCCTCGCGCACACGACGCGCTTCCTCATCGAGGCCCGCAAGCCGCAGTGA
- a CDS encoding A24 family peptidase: MSAALIVVLAACFGAAVGTLLPRPAYRLAVAPGTPWHGATPSGQPIAGWLGPARGTDGWYGPSTPVTAAVTALCCAALAAAAGPVPEAAVWVLLAPALVLLALVDRAVQRLPDVLTLPIVAATAALLGAAALLPGARGSWTGALLGGLALGGGYFVLFLINPNGMGFGDVKLAAGLGVALGWYGWGVLLLGTFAGFVYGALYGVGLILRGRAGRKTAMPFGPFMVAGALTGLLLGGFGA; this comes from the coding sequence GTGTCTGCCGCGCTGATCGTCGTACTCGCCGCCTGCTTCGGCGCCGCCGTGGGGACTCTGCTGCCGCGCCCCGCCTACCGCCTCGCGGTGGCCCCCGGGACTCCCTGGCACGGGGCCACCCCGTCGGGGCAGCCCATCGCCGGCTGGCTCGGCCCGGCGCGCGGGACCGACGGCTGGTACGGGCCCAGTACACCGGTGACCGCCGCGGTCACCGCCCTGTGCTGCGCCGCGCTCGCCGCGGCGGCGGGGCCGGTCCCCGAAGCGGCCGTCTGGGTGCTGCTCGCGCCCGCCCTCGTTCTGCTGGCCCTGGTGGACCGCGCCGTGCAGCGGCTGCCCGACGTCCTCACCCTGCCCATCGTCGCGGCGACCGCGGCCCTGCTGGGAGCCGCGGCGCTGCTGCCCGGCGCGCGGGGCTCGTGGACGGGCGCCCTGCTCGGCGGACTCGCCCTGGGCGGCGGTTACTTCGTGCTCTTCCTCATCAACCCCAACGGCATGGGCTTCGGCGACGTCAAACTGGCGGCCGGTCTCGGGGTGGCCCTCGGCTGGTACGGCTGGGGGGTGCTGCTGCTCGGCACCTTCGCCGGGTTCGTCTACGGCGCGCTCTACGGCGTCGGCCTGATCCTGCGGGGGCGCGCGGGCCGCAAGACCGCGATGCCGTTCGGCCCCTTCATGGTGGCGGGCGCGCTCACCGGTCTGCTGCTCGGCGGCTTCGGAGCGTAA
- the mgrA gene encoding L-glyceraldehyde 3-phosphate reductase: protein MTDSLRYSAADDRYDSMEYRRSGRSGLKLPAVSLGLWHNFGDDRTLDSQRAILRRAFDTGVTHFDLANNYGPPAGSAELNFGKLFAQDFTPYRDELVISTKAGYLMHPGPYGEWGSRKYLLSSLDASLTRMGLDYVDIFYSHRFDPDTPLEETMGALASAVQQGKALYVGVSSYNSEQTAEAARILKEMGVPALIHQPSYSMINRWTEDDGLLDTLETAGMGCISFVPLAQGLLTGKYLKGIPEGSRATQGKSLDPDLLSDEVVRRLNGLNEIAKRRGQSLAQLALNWVLRDPRMTSALIGASSVKQLDENVAALAAAPLSAEELTEIDSFAVDTAGTNIWAGRS from the coding sequence GTGACTGATTCTCTTCGTTATTCCGCCGCTGATGACCGATACGACTCCATGGAGTACCGGCGCAGCGGTCGCAGCGGGCTGAAACTCCCCGCTGTCTCGCTCGGCCTGTGGCACAACTTCGGCGACGACCGGACGCTCGACTCGCAGCGTGCGATCCTCCGCCGCGCCTTCGACACCGGTGTGACCCATTTCGACCTTGCCAACAACTACGGCCCGCCGGCCGGCTCCGCCGAGCTCAACTTCGGCAAGCTCTTCGCCCAGGACTTCACCCCCTACCGGGACGAACTGGTCATTTCGACCAAGGCCGGCTATCTGATGCACCCCGGCCCGTACGGCGAGTGGGGCTCGCGCAAGTACCTGCTGTCCTCGCTGGACGCCTCGCTCACGCGAATGGGTCTCGACTACGTCGACATCTTCTACTCCCACCGCTTCGACCCGGACACTCCTCTTGAGGAGACGATGGGCGCGCTGGCCTCCGCCGTGCAGCAGGGCAAGGCGCTGTACGTCGGGGTCTCCTCGTACAACAGCGAGCAGACCGCGGAGGCCGCCCGCATCCTCAAGGAGATGGGCGTCCCCGCCCTGATCCACCAGCCCTCGTACTCCATGATCAACCGCTGGACCGAGGACGACGGGCTGCTCGACACCCTGGAGACGGCCGGAATGGGCTGCATCTCCTTCGTGCCGCTCGCGCAGGGCCTGCTCACCGGCAAGTATCTGAAGGGCATCCCGGAGGGTTCGCGTGCCACTCAGGGCAAGTCGCTCGACCCGGACCTGCTCTCGGACGAGGTCGTACGCCGGCTCAACGGGCTCAACGAGATCGCGAAGCGGCGGGGCCAGTCCCTGGCGCAGCTGGCACTGAACTGGGTGCTGCGCGATCCGCGGATGACCTCCGCGCTGATCGGCGCCTCCAGCGTGAAGCAGCTGGACGAGAACGTCGCGGCGCTCGCGGCGGCTCCGCTCTCCGCCGAGGAGCTGACCGAGATCGACTCGTTCGCCGTCGACACCGCGGGCACCAACATCTGGGCCGGCCGGAGCTGA
- a CDS encoding isoprenyl transferase: MNLRDLVYGLYARRVEGRLDHDQVPKHIGLILDGNRRWAKASGGTAAEGHKAGADKITEFLGWCAETEVEVATLWLLSTDNFDRPQEELTALFGIIEDTVRGLAADGRWRVHHVGALDLLPGHTQAVLKEAEEATTGNTGILVNVAVGYGGRQEIADAVRSLLLEHAQKGTSFEELAETVDVERISEHLYTRGQPDPDLVIRTSGEQRLSGFMLWQSAHSEYYFCEVFWPAFRKVDFLRALRDYAARHRRYGA, translated from the coding sequence GTGAACTTGCGCGACCTGGTGTACGGGCTCTACGCACGTCGGGTGGAAGGCCGCCTCGACCACGACCAGGTGCCCAAGCACATCGGACTCATTCTGGACGGCAACCGGCGCTGGGCCAAGGCGTCCGGAGGCACTGCCGCGGAGGGCCACAAGGCCGGGGCCGACAAGATCACCGAGTTCCTCGGCTGGTGCGCCGAGACCGAGGTCGAGGTCGCCACGCTCTGGCTGCTGTCGACGGACAACTTCGACCGCCCGCAGGAGGAGCTGACCGCGCTCTTCGGCATCATCGAGGACACGGTCAGGGGCCTCGCGGCGGACGGCCGCTGGCGGGTCCACCACGTCGGTGCGCTCGACCTGCTCCCCGGGCACACCCAGGCCGTCCTCAAGGAAGCCGAAGAGGCGACCACGGGCAACACCGGGATACTCGTCAATGTCGCGGTCGGTTACGGCGGGCGCCAGGAGATCGCCGACGCGGTCCGCTCGCTCCTGCTGGAGCACGCCCAGAAGGGCACCTCCTTCGAGGAGCTGGCCGAGACCGTCGACGTCGAGCGCATCTCGGAACACCTCTACACGCGCGGCCAGCCCGATCCGGATCTGGTGATCCGCACCAGCGGGGAGCAGCGCCTCTCCGGGTTCATGCTCTGGCAGAGCGCGCACTCCGAATATTACTTCTGCGAAGTTTTCTGGCCCGCTTTCCGCAAGGTCGACTTCCTGCGGGCGCTGCGCGACTACGCGGCCCGCCACCGGCGCTACGGCGCCTGA
- a CDS encoding PhoH family protein, whose protein sequence is MVTSTKRRMPDRRTYVLDTSVLLADPNAMTRFDEHEVVLPIVVVTELEAKRHHPELGYFARQALRLLDDFRVRYGRLDAPLPMGELGGTLRVELNHSDPSVLPAGYRLGDNDSRILAVARNLQAEGFDVTVVSKDLPLRIKASSVGLLAEEYRAELAITDSGYTGMSELTLSPDQVDLLFSEDTLYVPEAAELPVHTGMVLQSERGKALGRITAEGNVKLVRGDREAFGLHGRSAEQRIALDLLLDPDIGIISMGGRAGTGKSALALCAGLEAVLERRQHQKVMVFRPLYAVGGQELGYLPGSESEKMGPWAQAVFDTLSSVTSRDVIEEVVGRGMLEVLPLTHIRGRSLHDAFVIVDEAQSLERNVLLTVLSRIGSNSRVVLTHDVAQRDNLRVGRYDGVVAVVEKLKGHPLFAHVTLTRSERSQIAALVTEMLEDGQL, encoded by the coding sequence GTGGTGACCAGCACTAAGCGCCGCATGCCCGACAGGCGCACTTATGTTCTTGACACCAGCGTCCTGCTGGCCGATCCCAACGCCATGACCCGGTTCGACGAGCACGAGGTCGTGCTCCCGATCGTCGTGGTCACGGAACTGGAGGCCAAGAGGCACCATCCGGAGCTCGGATACTTCGCCCGGCAGGCGCTGCGCCTGCTGGACGACTTCCGGGTGAGGTACGGACGTCTCGACGCCCCTCTTCCCATGGGCGAACTCGGCGGGACCCTCCGTGTCGAACTCAACCACTCGGATCCCAGCGTGCTCCCGGCCGGCTACCGGCTCGGGGACAACGACTCACGCATCCTCGCGGTCGCGCGCAACCTCCAGGCCGAGGGATTCGACGTCACCGTCGTCTCCAAGGACCTGCCGCTGCGCATCAAGGCCTCGTCCGTGGGGCTCCTCGCCGAGGAGTACCGCGCCGAACTGGCGATCACGGACTCCGGCTACACGGGGATGAGTGAACTGACCCTCTCGCCCGACCAGGTGGACCTGCTCTTCTCCGAGGACACCCTGTATGTACCGGAGGCCGCCGAACTGCCCGTACACACCGGCATGGTGCTCCAGTCCGAGCGCGGCAAGGCGCTGGGCCGGATCACGGCCGAGGGCAATGTGAAACTCGTACGGGGCGACCGCGAGGCCTTCGGGCTGCACGGTCGCAGCGCCGAGCAGCGCATCGCGCTCGATCTGCTCCTCGATCCGGACATCGGCATCATCTCGATGGGCGGCAGGGCCGGCACCGGCAAGTCCGCACTGGCGCTCTGCGCGGGGCTTGAGGCCGTCCTGGAGCGCAGGCAGCACCAGAAGGTGATGGTCTTCCGTCCGCTGTACGCGGTCGGCGGGCAGGAACTCGGCTATCTGCCCGGCTCCGAGTCCGAGAAGATGGGGCCCTGGGCGCAGGCGGTCTTCGACACGCTCTCCTCGGTGACGAGCCGGGACGTGATCGAGGAAGTGGTCGGACGGGGCATGCTCGAAGTCCTGCCGCTCACTCATATCCGGGGCCGCTCACTGCACGACGCGTTCGTCATCGTGGACGAGGCCCAGTCCCTGGAGCGGAACGTCCTGCTGACGGTGCTCTCCCGGATTGGCTCGAACTCGCGGGTCGTACTGACCCACGACGTCGCCCAGCGGGACAACCTGCGGGTCGGCCGGTACGACGGAGTGGTCGCTGTAGTGGAGAAACTGAAGGGGCATCCGCTCTTCGCCCATGTCACCCTCACCCGGTCCGAGCGCTCGCAGATCGCCGCGCTGGTGACCGAAATGCTGGAGGACGGACAGCTCTAG
- a CDS encoding transglycosylase SLT domain-containing protein, with translation MSRISVRGFAVASATAVTTVGAVVGVASGSTMPAGDNIDAASAADTTTLADIPDGQQAQVASLTEQADTQAVQADAAAKKSAEESARIQAAKDAKSKKEAADEAVAKAKEAAKKRAEQKKLESSRSSVRDASSFSSQGSYTAAQVQAMARQMMPSDQFQCFSNIVSHESGWNYKATNPGSGAYGLVQALPGSKMSSAGADWQTNPATQIKWGLNYMNSRYQSPCGAWSFWQANSWY, from the coding sequence GTGAGCCGGATTTCGGTCCGGGGATTCGCGGTGGCGTCAGCCACTGCGGTCACCACCGTAGGAGCAGTTGTCGGCGTCGCATCGGGCAGCACGATGCCCGCAGGCGACAACATCGATGCAGCCTCCGCCGCGGACACGACGACTCTCGCAGACATTCCTGATGGTCAGCAGGCCCAGGTCGCGTCGCTGACGGAGCAGGCAGACACCCAGGCGGTGCAGGCCGACGCGGCAGCGAAGAAGTCCGCGGAGGAGTCGGCCCGTATCCAGGCCGCCAAGGACGCGAAGTCCAAGAAGGAAGCTGCTGACGAGGCAGTTGCCAAGGCCAAGGAGGCCGCGAAGAAGCGTGCCGAGCAGAAGAAGCTGGAATCCAGCCGCTCTTCTGTCCGTGACGCCAGCAGCTTCTCGTCGCAGGGCTCGTACACGGCCGCACAGGTCCAGGCCATGGCACGGCAGATGATGCCGTCCGACCAGTTCCAGTGCTTCAGCAATATCGTGAGCCATGAGTCCGGCTGGAACTACAAGGCGACCAACCCCGGTTCCGGCGCCTACGGTCTCGTGCAGGCTCTCCCGGGCTCGAAGATGTCGAGCGCGGGTGCCGACTGGCAGACCAATCCGGCCACGCAGATAAAGTGGGGCCTGAACTACATGAACAGCCGCTACCAGAGCCCCTGTGGTGCGTGGTCGTTCTGGCAGGCCAACAGCTGGTATTAG
- a CDS encoding AI-2E family transporter: MSKLPDWLGRVGSELTHMGERLEERRSADDADGAADGTGTASHGGPGGPGHPAPGQVPPPPDYAPAVAARPDPVAAVPWGMRVAAEAGWRLLVLAGTLWVLMRVISTIQLVVLAFVGALLVTALLQPTVARLRRAGLPRGLATALTAILGFVIMGLVGWFVVWQVMENLDTVSSRVQEGIQELRRWLLHSPFHVTDKQINEIAKNLSDTVGTNTNEITSAGLQGVTVMVEFLTGMLLAMFSTLFLLYDGARIWQWMLKLVPAQARPGVAGAGPRAWRTLTAYVRGTVIVALIDAIFIGLGLFFLDVPLAVPLAVFIFLFAFIPLVGAVMSGALAVVVALVTQGPFTALMVLIVVLAVQQIEGHVLQPFILGRAVRVHPLAVVLSVAAGGMIAGIGGAVVAVPLVAVTNTVVGYLRAYSMETALRAAPQQQKETQAQAAAQAADRTAPQAAAQAPAPPESEPEPGPEPDVGSPALGTELPE, translated from the coding sequence ATGTCGAAACTGCCGGACTGGCTCGGACGCGTGGGCTCTGAACTCACCCACATGGGTGAAAGGTTGGAGGAACGCCGTTCCGCGGACGATGCGGACGGCGCCGCCGACGGAACGGGGACCGCGTCGCACGGCGGACCCGGCGGGCCCGGCCATCCGGCGCCCGGTCAGGTGCCGCCGCCCCCGGACTACGCGCCGGCCGTCGCGGCCCGCCCCGACCCGGTGGCCGCCGTGCCGTGGGGGATGCGGGTGGCCGCCGAGGCGGGCTGGCGTCTCCTCGTCCTCGCGGGGACCCTCTGGGTGCTGATGCGGGTCATCAGCACCATCCAGCTGGTCGTCCTCGCGTTCGTCGGCGCGCTGCTCGTCACCGCGCTCCTCCAGCCGACGGTCGCCAGGCTCCGGCGGGCCGGCCTGCCACGGGGGCTGGCCACCGCGCTGACCGCGATCCTGGGCTTCGTCATCATGGGCCTGGTCGGCTGGTTCGTGGTCTGGCAGGTGATGGAGAACCTGGACACGGTCTCCAGCCGGGTCCAGGAGGGCATCCAGGAGTTGCGGCGCTGGCTGCTGCACAGCCCGTTCCATGTGACGGACAAGCAGATCAATGAGATCGCCAAGAACCTCAGCGACACCGTCGGCACCAACACGAACGAGATCACGTCGGCCGGCCTCCAAGGGGTCACGGTCATGGTGGAGTTCCTCACCGGGATGCTGCTGGCGATGTTCTCGACCCTCTTCCTGCTGTACGACGGGGCGCGCATCTGGCAGTGGATGCTCAAGCTCGTCCCGGCGCAGGCCCGTCCGGGGGTGGCGGGCGCCGGGCCGCGTGCCTGGCGGACGCTGACCGCGTATGTGCGCGGCACGGTGATAGTGGCGCTGATCGACGCGATCTTCATCGGGCTCGGGCTGTTCTTCCTCGATGTGCCGCTGGCCGTGCCGCTGGCCGTCTTCATCTTCCTGTTCGCGTTCATCCCGCTGGTGGGCGCGGTGATGTCCGGTGCGCTCGCGGTGGTCGTCGCGCTGGTGACCCAGGGCCCGTTCACGGCGCTGATGGTCCTGATCGTGGTACTGGCCGTACAGCAGATCGAGGGCCATGTGCTCCAGCCGTTCATCCTCGGCCGAGCGGTGCGGGTCCATCCGCTGGCGGTGGTCCTCTCGGTGGCCGCCGGCGGCATGATCGCCGGAATCGGCGGAGCGGTGGTGGCGGTTCCGCTGGTGGCGGTGACCAACACGGTGGTCGGCTACCTCCGTGCGTACAGCATGGAGACCGCTCTGCGGGCCGCACCCCAGCAGCAGAAGGAGACCCAGGCCCAGGCGGCGGCTCAGGCAGCGGACCGGACAGCGCCCCAGGCAGCGGCTCAGGCTCCGGCGCCCCCGGAGTCCGAGCCCGAGCCCGGTCCGGAGCCCGACGTCGGGAGCCCGGCACTCGGGACCGAGCTGCCCGAGTGA